Within Psychrobacter sp. DAB_AL43B, the genomic segment GTTTATTTTGGTCGTGATAAAGATGGTCAGTTTGAGAGTGAGTTTTCAGGTAACTTAACGGAAGTCTGTCCAACCGGCGTATTTACCGACAAGACGCATTCCGATCGTTATAACCGTAAATGGGACATGCAGTATGCCCCAAGCATCTGTCATGGTTGTTCAGCAGGTTGTAATATTTCCGCCGGTGAGCGCTATGGTGAATTGCGCCGTATTGAAAACCGTTATAACGGTGAAGTAAACCGTTACTTCTTATGTGATCGCGGTCGCTTTGGTTACGGTTATGTCAATCGTGAAGATCGTCCAACCCAAGCGCTTGAGCGTATCAATGATAAACACGTCAAAATCAATATCGACTATGCGCTTGATGAAACCATTAAGCGTATTAAAGATAAAAAAGTCATCGGTATTGGCTCGCCACGTGCCAGTTTAGAGACCAACTTTGCGCTAAAAAACCTCGTTGGTTTTGATGATTTCTCAACCGGTCTCAATCATCAGCAGCAAGCATTGGTCAATAAATGTATTGAAGTACTAAGTACTGAAAGCATCTATAACCCAGGCATGACTGATATTGAAAGTCACGATGCGGTTTTGGTTTTGGGTGAAGATATTACTCAAACCTCACCACGTGTCGCACTATCTATTCGTCAAGCGGCGAAAAATGAAGCCCTCAAAATGGCGGCTGCGACCAAAACGCAATCATGGTTGGCTGAGCCAGTCAAGCGCATTGCTCAAGGCGCGCAAAGTCCGGTATATATCATTGATGTGACCCAAACCAAACTTGAAGACATCAGTAAGGTCAGCGTAGTAGCGACACCTGAAGATATCACCAAACTTGGTTTCAAAGTTGCAAATGAGATTGCTAACTTTGCGGATGATTTAGCAAAAATAGTGGACCCAAAAACAGCTGAACAAGATGCAGATATTGATACTGGTATTGACGCTATGCAAGCGCTGGCACAGCAAATCGCTTATGATTTGATCCAAGCGGATAAGCCATTAATCGTATCTGGCAGCAGCTTATCGTCTATCGCCTTGATAGAAGCGGCTGCGCAAATCACGCAAGCATTAAGCCAAAAGCGTGCAGCCATTAAAGCAACTGAACAGTATGAAGTTGAGACGCATAACGAGAAGGTCGAAGCAGCTGAAGCGCAAGCGGCAACCACTCAGCAAACCGAAGATAAAGAGCTATCTGCTAAACCAAACAAACCTGAAACAGGTGTGGATACAGAAGCGCAAGATGATGTTGAGCGTAAGCCTGCAACCAAACTTGAGCTAAAAGAAGTCAATAAAAAATACCACGCTCAAGCCGGTATTTATTTAGCGGTTGCTGATGCCAATAGTATCGGTGTCTGTTTGCTTGGCGGACATTCAGTCGAAGAATTACTGGCCACTGATTTTGATGTAGTGATAGTCGCTGAAAATCAGCTGACCGATGCTATTGACGCGAATAAATTAACCCAGCTATTGACCGACAAAACCGTCATTGCGCTGGATCATCAGTTGCTTGATTGGCATAAAGACGTCGATATTGTATTACCGGCAGCAAGTTTTGCTGAAGCAGATGGCACGCTAGTTTCCGCTGAAGGCCGTGCTCAACGATTCTTCCAAGTCTATGATAACGAATATTATCATCCGCTAAGCAGTATTAAAGAAGGCTGGCGCTGGTTACATGCCGTACACAGCAGCTTAGAAGGTCGTGATGTCGACTGGACACAGCTTGATGATGTGATTAACGCTTTGATTGCGACGCATCCTAAGCTTGCGGGTATTAAAGAGGCGGCACCCGATGCTGACTACCGGATGACTGGTCTGAAAATTGCCCGTCAGCCGCGCCGTTACTCAGGTCGTACTTCTATGCGCGCGCCTGTCTCTGTTCATGAGCCGATGCAGCCAAAAGATTTGGATACCGGTTTAACCTTCTCAATGGAAGGTTATAGTGGCAAACAAACACCAAGCTCAATGATTCCTTTTGCCAATGCGCCAGGTTGGAACTCACCGCAAGCGTGGAATAAATATCAAGATAAAGTCGGTGGCAGTCTTAGAAATGGTGATCCGGGCGTACGCCTATTTGATCAGCTAGAGCGCCTGCCGATGCGTCAATATGTTGCGCCAGAAGCGATGTCTTCGACCACGACGGATATGCAGCAAGGACAAGCCAAGCTAGTGCCTATTTATAATATCTATGCCAGCTCAATGATGACGTCACGTAGCCCAGTCGTTGCTGAACAATTACTGGTTGCAACATGGCATATAGGTATTGATGATGCTAAAGAGTGGGGTCTGGTTGCTGGCGATTATTTAGCTATTGAGATTGATAAACAGCAAATTACCTTACCTATTCAGCTTGTTGGCTATTTAGCAGAAGGCTGTATTGGTTATCCGGTCGGACAAGTAAGCATCATTCATCCATCAATGCCAGCATCGGTACGCAAAGTAGATGCACCAATTACCATGATGGGTAGTATGGCGGACGACAGTGCTTTAAAGAGCCATGCTGAAGCTAACAATAATAGTAACCGCGCAACGCCAGCCACTGTAGCTACTACAGCGCCGACCACCACACAGGAGGTGTAATATGCAAGTTACCCGTATTATCCCCGATGTGCCAAGCTTTTTGGCGGGTATGATGACCTTTGATACTTGGTCTATACTTTTTATGGTCGTACAATCGCTGGTCATCTTTTTAGTGGTGGTGATTGTCGCTGCGATGATGATTGTTTATGAGCGCCGGATGCTAGCTTTATGGCAAGACCGTTATGGTCCAAACCGTGTCGGACCGTTTGGTTCGTTGCAGCTGGTTGCTGATATGCTCAAAATCTTCTTTAAAGAAGATTGGACGCCAAATTTTACCGATAAGTTCATGTTTACCTTGGCGCCTGCGGTTGCGATGTTTACCGCTTTGGCTTCATTTGCCATTATTCCTGTTTCACCAACCCTTGGGGTCGCTGATTGGGATATTGGTATTTTGTTCTTTTTTGCCATGGCAGGTATTGCGGTTTATGCAGTACTGTTTGGTGGTTGGGCGTCAGCCAATAAATTCTCACTACTCGGCGGCTTACGTTCAGCCGCGCAAACGATTAGTTATGAGGTTTTCTTAGGTTTGTCGTTGATGGGCGTTGTTGCATTAACAGGCTCATTTAACTTACGTGCGATTGTCGAAGCGCAGGCTGATGGCTGGTATATCATCCCGCAGTTCTTTGGCTTTTTAACCTTTGTCGTCGCAGGTGTGGCCGTTACGCATAGACATCCATTTGATCAGCCAGAAGCAGAGCAAGAACTTGCTGAAGGTTATCACGTTGAATACTCTGGCATGAAGTTCGGTATGTTCTTTATTGGCGAATACGTCAACGTCGTACTAATTTCTGCGCTGATGACGTGTCTGTTTTTTGGTGGTTGGTTGGCACCTTTTAACTTAAATATTCCGTTTATTCCACCAGCTTTTTGGTTCATGATTAAAACGCTATTCTTTATGACCATGTTTATTTTGGCTCGAGGCTCACTCATGCGTCCGCGCTATGATCAGGTGATGAACTTTGGCTGGAAAGTCTGTCTGCCGGTAACTTTGATTAACCTATTGGTTACTGCTGCAGTCATTTTGATTTTTTCCCCAACGTTGTAATCATTACTAGCCATCACTGATGAACTAGGGTAAAGCTGATAAGGATAATAATCCCATGTTTACTACTATAAAAAAGACCGTCATTGGTATGTTTACCATTGTCCGCAGCATGTGGATGGTCAATAGTCATGCGATCAGACCACGTGACACCATTCTTTATCCTGAGGTGCCGGTACCTGTACCGCCACGTTTTCGTGGACGGATTATATTGTCTCGAGACCCTGATGGCGATGAGCGCTGTGTTGCTTGTAACTTATGCGCCGTGGCATGTCCAGTGGGTTGTATCTCGTTGCAAAAAGCGGAACGTGAAGATGGACGCTGGTATCCAGAGTTCTTTCGAATCAACTTTTCACGCTGTATTTTTTGTGGATTGTGTGAAGAAGCTTGTCCAACGACGGCCATTCAGATGACCCCTGATTTTGAGATGGGTGAATACGTCCGTCAAGACTTGGTCTATGAAAAAGAGCATTTGCTCATCTCAGGACCGGGTAAATATCCCGATTATAACTATTATCGCGTGACGGGTATGGCGGTAGCAGATAAACCAAAAGGAGCGGCGCAAAACGAAGCTGCACCGATTGATCTAAGGAGCTTGCTACCATGATGAATATCTTGAATAATCCTGAATTGGCAGGGTTTTATTCGCTCGCAGCCGTGGCCATATTTGCCAGTTTGCGGGTGGTGACCCAAGCCAATCCAGTCCATGCTATTTTATCGATGATTGTATCGTTACTAGCAATCGCCGGTATATTTTTTGTGATAGGTGCGCCGTTTGCTGGAGCACTTGAAATAGTCGTCTACGCTGGCGCCATTATGGTGCTGTTCGTCTTTGTTATCATGATGCTAAATTTAGGCATGCGTAATGATGAGCGTGAAGAGCGCTGGCTTGATGCTGGCACTTGGGCGATACCGACGGGGCTAACGGTTATTATCGCGGTTGTGCTGTATGCGATGATTGGCCTTAATCATGATGAAGCAGCTGTGATTGGTGGTTCAACTATTTCAGCCAAAGCAGTGGGCACAGTGCTATTTACTAAATATATTATGCTGATAGAAGTCGCCGCATTGCTACTATTAGCTGCCTTAGTTGCGGCTTATCATTTAGGCAAAGAGTCTATCGATGATGAGATTATCGGCAACGATAGCTTAGTAGCCAATCCAAATGACGGCAGTATTGAGCTGTACGAAAACGACAGCATACATAACAATAACGATGCAGTAAAGATGGCAAAGCCATACGAATATAAAGATGTCGACCCGCA encodes:
- the nuoH gene encoding NADH-quinone oxidoreductase subunit NuoH — translated: MMTFDTWSILFMVVQSLVIFLVVVIVAAMMIVYERRMLALWQDRYGPNRVGPFGSLQLVADMLKIFFKEDWTPNFTDKFMFTLAPAVAMFTALASFAIIPVSPTLGVADWDIGILFFFAMAGIAVYAVLFGGWASANKFSLLGGLRSAAQTISYEVFLGLSLMGVVALTGSFNLRAIVEAQADGWYIIPQFFGFLTFVVAGVAVTHRHPFDQPEAEQELAEGYHVEYSGMKFGMFFIGEYVNVVLISALMTCLFFGGWLAPFNLNIPFIPPAFWFMIKTLFFMTMFILARGSLMRPRYDQVMNFGWKVCLPVTLINLLVTAAVILIFSPTL
- the nuoJ gene encoding NADH-quinone oxidoreductase subunit J, whose translation is MMNILNNPELAGFYSLAAVAIFASLRVVTQANPVHAILSMIVSLLAIAGIFFVIGAPFAGALEIVVYAGAIMVLFVFVIMMLNLGMRNDEREERWLDAGTWAIPTGLTVIIAVVLYAMIGLNHDEAAVIGGSTISAKAVGTVLFTKYIMLIEVAALLLLAALVAAYHLGKESIDDEIIGNDSLVANPNDGSIELYENDSIHNNNDAVKMAKPYEYKDVDPHDYVGMQVGAKKVTRKESD
- the nuoG gene encoding NADH-quinone oxidoreductase subunit NuoG, which produces MAVIHIDGTTVEVDSADNLLQACLSLGIDVPYFCYHPALGSVGSCRQCAVKQYQSKEDMEAGRGRLVMSCMVAPSDDMYISVTDDEAKAFRKSMVELLMINHPHDCPTCEEGGHCHLQDMTYMSGHHRRRYRFTKRTHHNQELGPFIAHEMNRCIACYRCVRFYKDYAGGEDLGVYGSNERVYFGRDKDGQFESEFSGNLTEVCPTGVFTDKTHSDRYNRKWDMQYAPSICHGCSAGCNISAGERYGELRRIENRYNGEVNRYFLCDRGRFGYGYVNREDRPTQALERINDKHVKINIDYALDETIKRIKDKKVIGIGSPRASLETNFALKNLVGFDDFSTGLNHQQQALVNKCIEVLSTESIYNPGMTDIESHDAVLVLGEDITQTSPRVALSIRQAAKNEALKMAAATKTQSWLAEPVKRIAQGAQSPVYIIDVTQTKLEDISKVSVVATPEDITKLGFKVANEIANFADDLAKIVDPKTAEQDADIDTGIDAMQALAQQIAYDLIQADKPLIVSGSSLSSIALIEAAAQITQALSQKRAAIKATEQYEVETHNEKVEAAEAQAATTQQTEDKELSAKPNKPETGVDTEAQDDVERKPATKLELKEVNKKYHAQAGIYLAVADANSIGVCLLGGHSVEELLATDFDVVIVAENQLTDAIDANKLTQLLTDKTVIALDHQLLDWHKDVDIVLPAASFAEADGTLVSAEGRAQRFFQVYDNEYYHPLSSIKEGWRWLHAVHSSLEGRDVDWTQLDDVINALIATHPKLAGIKEAAPDADYRMTGLKIARQPRRYSGRTSMRAPVSVHEPMQPKDLDTGLTFSMEGYSGKQTPSSMIPFANAPGWNSPQAWNKYQDKVGGSLRNGDPGVRLFDQLERLPMRQYVAPEAMSSTTTDMQQGQAKLVPIYNIYASSMMTSRSPVVAEQLLVATWHIGIDDAKEWGLVAGDYLAIEIDKQQITLPIQLVGYLAEGCIGYPVGQVSIIHPSMPASVRKVDAPITMMGSMADDSALKSHAEANNNSNRATPATVATTAPTTTQEV
- the nuoI gene encoding NADH-quinone oxidoreductase subunit NuoI, with the protein product MFTTIKKTVIGMFTIVRSMWMVNSHAIRPRDTILYPEVPVPVPPRFRGRIILSRDPDGDERCVACNLCAVACPVGCISLQKAEREDGRWYPEFFRINFSRCIFCGLCEEACPTTAIQMTPDFEMGEYVRQDLVYEKEHLLISGPGKYPDYNYYRVTGMAVADKPKGAAQNEAAPIDLRSLLP